The Engystomops pustulosus chromosome 4, aEngPut4.maternal, whole genome shotgun sequence genome contains a region encoding:
- the FRMD5 gene encoding FERM domain-containing protein 5 isoform X1, translated as MMLSRLMSGSNRSLDLPCVCTVRLLDDSEYTCNVQRDAKGQQLFDLLCHHLNLLEKDYFGIRYVDPDKQRHWLEFSKGIAKQMRARPPFILCFRVKFYPPDPAALKEEITRYLVFLQVKRDLYHGRLLCKTSDAALLAAYILQAEIGDYDPGKHPEGYSSKFQFLPKHSEKLERRIAEIHRSELSGLLPAQAELCFLRKAQTLETYGVDPHPCKDVSGNSAFLAFTPFGFIVLQGNKRVHFIKWSDATKMKFEGKTFHLYVREKEEKRLVLTFVAPTPEACKHLWKCGVENQSFYKLENSNQVRTVSSSNLFFKGSRFRYSGRVAKEVMESSAKIKREPPEIHRAGMVPSRSCPSISHGLRLSSVPRTRRRAVHISIMEGLESLRDSAHSTPVRSTDHLDALSPCTSRETVISDEAYTPCSSILPTPVCESNLELSFGQQVNGTTYTTQDEESDPSASSIPDLEIPPPALPGPERASPKEPEPQQANTFLQSVLRLLAVTLCLLLALLLLLVILAESDLELAFLRDIRLTPEFQQFHYQYFCPLRRWVSCKLHPLIRLIDS; from the exons AGAGATGCCAAAGGCCAGCAGCTGTTTGACCTCCTCTGCCACCACCTGAATCTGTTGGAAAAAGATTACTTTGGAATCCGATATGTAGATCCCGACAAGCAGAGG cattggcTGGAGTTTTCCAAAGGGATTGCCAAACAGATGAGAG CTCGCCCTCCCTTCATCCTCTGCTTTCGGGTGAAGTTTTATCCTCCAGATCCAGCGGCGCTAAAAGAAGAAATTACCAG GTACTTGGTTTTCTTACAAGTGAAGAGGGATTTATACCATGGGCGATTACTTTGTAAGACCTCTGATGCCGCGTTGCTGGCAGCGTACATATTACAGG CTGAAATTGGGGATTATGACCCTGGGAAACATCCGGAGGGTTATAGTTCCAAGTTCCAATTCCTCCCAAAACATTCAGAAAAGCTGGAACGACGGATTGCTGAGATTCACCGCAGTGAACTCAG TGGCCTGTTACCCGCTCAAGCAGAGCTGTGTTTTCTGAGGAAAGCTCAGACTCTGGAGACTTATGGAGTGGACCCTCATCCGTGTAAG GATGTCTCTGGGAACTCTGCATTTTTGGCCTTTACTCCTTTCGGCTTTATCGTGTTGCAGGGAAATAAGAGGGTTCACTTTATAAAATG GAGTGATGCCACAAAAATGAAATTTGAAGGAAAAACTTTTCATTTATATGTGAGAGAGAAGGAG GAAAAGCGCTTGGTGCTGACGTTCGTGGCCCCCACTCCAGAGGCCTGCAAACACCTGTGGAAGTGTGGAGTGGAGAACCAGTCTTTCTACAA ACTTGAGAACTCAAACCAGGTCCGCACAGTTTCCAGCAGTAACTTGTTCTTTAAAGGGAGCCGCTTTAGATACAG TGGTCGCGTTGCTAAAGAAGTAATGGAATCAAGTGCCAAAATCAAGAGAGAGCCTCCTGAAATTCACAG GGCGGGGATGGTGCCAAGTCGTAGTTGTCCCTCCATAAGCCATGGACTGAGGTTAAGCAGCGTTCCCCGTACACGGCGGCGAGCTGTTCACATATCCATCATGGAGG GTCTGGAGTCTCTCCGTGACAGCGCCCACTCCACTCCGGTGCGTTCTACTGACCACCTCGATGCGTTATCTCCTTGCACCTCCAGGGAGACGGTGATCAGTGATGAGGCATACACTCCTTGTTCCAGCATCCTTCCTACTCCTGTGTGTGAGTCCAACCTGGAGTTATCCTTTGGCCAGCAGGTAAATGGGACGACCTACACAACCCAGGATGAAGAGAGTGACCCTTCAGCCTCCAGCATTCCCGACCTGGAGATACCTCCACCAGCTCTACCTGGGCCAGAGCGAGCAAGTCCCAAGGAACCTGAACCCCAACAAGCAAATACGTTTCTGCAGAGCGTTCTGCGGCTGCTTGCCGTCACTCTGTGTCTTCTCTTGGCTTTACTATTATTGCTGGTTATATTGGCAGAGTCTGACCTGGAGTTAGCATTCTTGAGGGACATCAGGTTGACCCCTGAATTCCAGCAGTTTCATTACCAATACTTCTGTCCCCTGCGCCGGTGGGTATCATGCAAACTACACCCTCTCATTCGCCTCATTGACTCTTGA
- the FRMD5 gene encoding FERM domain-containing protein 5 isoform X2, with protein sequence MEWTLIRVRSDATKMKFEGKTFHLYVREKEEKRLVLTFVAPTPEACKHLWKCGVENQSFYKLENSNQVRTVSSSNLFFKGSRFRYSGRVAKEVMESSAKIKREPPEIHRAGMVPSRSCPSISHGLRLSSVPRTRRRAVHISIMEGLESLRDSAHSTPVRSTDHLDALSPCTSRETVISDEAYTPCSSILPTPVCESNLELSFGQQVNGTTYTTQDEESDPSASSIPDLEIPPPALPGPERASPKEPEPQQANTFLQSVLRLLAVTLCLLLALLLLLVILAESDLELAFLRDIRLTPEFQQFHYQYFCPLRRWVSCKLHPLIRLIDS encoded by the exons ATGGAGTGGACCCTCATCCGTGTAAG GAGTGATGCCACAAAAATGAAATTTGAAGGAAAAACTTTTCATTTATATGTGAGAGAGAAGGAG GAAAAGCGCTTGGTGCTGACGTTCGTGGCCCCCACTCCAGAGGCCTGCAAACACCTGTGGAAGTGTGGAGTGGAGAACCAGTCTTTCTACAA ACTTGAGAACTCAAACCAGGTCCGCACAGTTTCCAGCAGTAACTTGTTCTTTAAAGGGAGCCGCTTTAGATACAG TGGTCGCGTTGCTAAAGAAGTAATGGAATCAAGTGCCAAAATCAAGAGAGAGCCTCCTGAAATTCACAG GGCGGGGATGGTGCCAAGTCGTAGTTGTCCCTCCATAAGCCATGGACTGAGGTTAAGCAGCGTTCCCCGTACACGGCGGCGAGCTGTTCACATATCCATCATGGAGG GTCTGGAGTCTCTCCGTGACAGCGCCCACTCCACTCCGGTGCGTTCTACTGACCACCTCGATGCGTTATCTCCTTGCACCTCCAGGGAGACGGTGATCAGTGATGAGGCATACACTCCTTGTTCCAGCATCCTTCCTACTCCTGTGTGTGAGTCCAACCTGGAGTTATCCTTTGGCCAGCAGGTAAATGGGACGACCTACACAACCCAGGATGAAGAGAGTGACCCTTCAGCCTCCAGCATTCCCGACCTGGAGATACCTCCACCAGCTCTACCTGGGCCAGAGCGAGCAAGTCCCAAGGAACCTGAACCCCAACAAGCAAATACGTTTCTGCAGAGCGTTCTGCGGCTGCTTGCCGTCACTCTGTGTCTTCTCTTGGCTTTACTATTATTGCTGGTTATATTGGCAGAGTCTGACCTGGAGTTAGCATTCTTGAGGGACATCAGGTTGACCCCTGAATTCCAGCAGTTTCATTACCAATACTTCTGTCCCCTGCGCCGGTGGGTATCATGCAAACTACACCCTCTCATTCGCCTCATTGACTCTTGA